From a region of the Acanthochromis polyacanthus isolate Apoly-LR-REF ecotype Palm Island chromosome 3, KAUST_Apoly_ChrSc, whole genome shotgun sequence genome:
- the htt gene encoding huntingtin isoform X5 → MATMEKLMKAFESLKSFQQQQGPPTAEELVQRQKKEQATTKKDRVTHCLTICENIVAQSLRTSPEFQKLLGIAMEMFLLCSDDSESDVRMVADECLNKIIKALMDSNLPRLQLELYKEIKKNGASRSLRAALWRFAELAHLIRPQKCRPYLVNLLPCLTRITKRQEEMVQETLAAAMPKIMSALGHFANDSEIKVLLKSFVANLKSSSPTIRRTAASSAVSVCQHSRRTSYFYTWLLNVLLGLLVPVDEEHPSHLILGVLLTLRYLMPLLQQQVNTTSLKGSFGVMRKEADVQPTPEQLLQVYELTLHYTQHWDHNVVTAALELLQQVFRTPPPELLHMLITPGSIPHASVFRQDTENRARSGSILELIGKMLSGEEDALEDDPERTEVTTGAFTASVVGADGSSAAQVDIITEQPRSSQHTLQPGDSVDLSASSEQGGGGGGTSASGTPESPNDNEEEMLSQSSSGGANVTPETADYTTPENATPEGGPLGEGGPLLGTNDRSLPPSDSSQTTTEGPDSAVTPSDVAELVLDGSESQYSGMQIGTLQDEEDEGAASSSQEEPPEPFLQSALALSKPHLFEGRGHNRQGSDSSVDRFIPKDEPTEPEPDNKPSRVKGPIGHYTDQGVEPLVHCVRLLAASFLLTGQKNGLIPDKEVRVSVKALAVSCVGAAAALHPEAFFNSLYLEPLDGIPVEEQQYISDVLGLIDHGDPQIRGATAILCGAIIQAALTKTRYNIHTWLAGVNSATGNPLSLVDLVPLLQKALKDESSVTCKLACSAVRHCIMTVCSSTLSELGLQLVIDLFALRDSSYWLVRTELLETLAELDFRLVNFLERKTEALHKGGHHYTGRLRLQERVLNDVVIRLLGDDDPRVRHVAASAVSRLVSRLFYDCDQGQVDPVVAIARDQSSVYLQLLMHETQPPSQFTVSTITRTYRGYNLSNAVSDVTLENNLSRVVTAVSHAFTSSTSRALTFGCCEALCLLASNFPVGTWSTGWHCGYISSSSHFSSRSSLNRSRGRALSLSQPSSAPASSTASSAPDTERRTLTVGMANMVLSLLSSAWFPLDLSAHQDALLLSGNLLAAVAPKCMRNPWAGEEEGSSGSTSGGPNKMEEPWAALSERSLVAMLEQLFSHLLKVLNICAHVLDDTPPGPAVKAALPSLSNTPSLSPIRRKGKEKEAAEPSAAPMSPKKSNEVNTGRPADSAGSTAVNKSTTLGSFYHLPPYLKLYDVLKATHANYRVTLDLHSSQEKFGSFLRATLDVLSQLLELATLHDIGKCVEEILGYLKSCFSREPTMATVCVQQLLKTLFGTNLASQYEGVLSGPSRSQGKALRLGSSSLRPGLYHYCFMAPYTHFTQALADASLRNMVQAEQEQDTSGWFDVMQKASNQLRSNIANATRHRGDKNAIHNHIRLFEPLVIKALKQYTTSTSVALQRQVLDLLAQLVQLRVNYCLLDSDQVFIGFVLKQFEYIEVGQFRDSEAIIPSIFFFLVLLSYERYHSKQIISIPKIIQLCDGIMASGRKAVTHAIPALQPIVHDLFVLRGSNKADAGKELDTQKEVVVSMLLRLVQYHQVLEMFILVLQQCHKENEDKWKRLSRQIADVILPMIAKQQMHLDSPEALGVLNTLFETVAPSSLRPVDMLLKSMFTIPVTMASVATVQLWVSGILAVLRVLVSQSTEDIVLSRVHELSLSPHLLSCHTIRRLHQQSLSPNGQPAADTLTNQEANGESQKAPPEETFARFLLQLVGVLLDDISTRQVKVDITEQQHTFYCQQLGTLLMCLIHVFKSGMFRRITAAASRLLKGESAGGQTGTDATLFYPLEGLNSMVQCLITTHPSLVLLWCQVLLIINYTNYSWWAEVHQTPKRHSLSCTKLLSPHSSGEGEEDKPESQLAMVNREIVRRGALILFCDYVCQNLHDSEHLTWLIVNHVRDLINLSHEPPVQDFISAVHRNSAASGLFIQAIQSRCDNLTTPTMLKKTLQCLEGIHLSQSGSLLMLYVDKLLSTPFRVLARMVDTLACRRVEMLLAETLQNSIAQLPLEELDRIQEYLQSSGLAQRHQRFYSLLDRFRATVADTNSPTPPVTSHPLDGDPPPAPELVIADKEWYVALVKSQCCLRGDVSLLETTELLTKLPPADLFNIMSCKEFNLSLLCPCLSMGVQRLARGQGSLLLETALQVTLEQLAGVTGSLPAPHQSFLPPPQPQPQPYWDQLGVVYDQPGFYPRVLSLCRALSQYLLTVNQLPSSLHIPSDKEHLITTFTCSATEVVVWRLLQNQLPLSVDLQWALSCLCLALQQPCVWNKLSTPEYSTHTCSLIYCLRLIIVAVAVSPGDQLLHPEKKKTKEERDAEGDQVDSAHAAHMCEWQACEIMAELVEGLQSVLSLGHHRNCVFPAFLTPTLRNIVISLSRLPLVNSYTRVPPLVWKLGWSPQPGGEFGTTLPEIPVDFLQEKDVFREFLYRINTLGWSSRTQFEETWATLLGVLVTQPITMDQEEETQQEEDLERTQLNVLAVQAITSLVLSAMTLPTAGNPAVSCLEQQPRNKSLKALETRFGRKLAVIRGEVEREIQALVSKRDNVHTHHPYHAWDPVPSLSAASTGTLISHEKLLLQINTEREIGNMDYKLGQVSIHSVWLGNNITPLREEEWGEDEEDEADTPAPTSPPISPINSRKHRAGVDIHSCSQFLLELYSQWLIPGSPSNRRTPTILISEVVRSLLAVSDLFTERNQFDMMFSTLMELQKLHPPEDEILNQYLVPAICKAAAVLGMDKVIAEPVCRLLETTLRSTHLPSRMGALHGVLYVLECDLLDDTAKQLIPTVSEYLLSNLRAIAHCVNLHNQQHVLVMCAVAFYMMENYPLDVGAEFMAGVIQLCGVMVSASEDSTPSVIYHCVLRGLERLLLSEQLSRVDGEALVKLSVDRVNMPSPHRAMAALGLMLTCMYTAVLASGSDVTGVRGQVDSGSAVAEAVGVTAGHVGFSSGKEKASPASRPAHSDPQAPDSESIIVAMERVSVLFDRIRKGLPSEARVVSRILPQFLDDFFPPQDVMNKVIGEFLSNQQPYPQFMATVVYKVFQTLHATGQSSMVRDWVLLSLSNFTQRTPVAMAMWSLSCFFVSASTSQWISALLPHVISRMGSSEVVDVNLFCLVAMDFYRHQIDEELDRRAFQSVFETVASPDSPYYQLLGCLQSIHQDTSL, encoded by the exons AAAAAAGGAGCAAGCTACCACAAAGAAGGACAGGGTGACCCACTGTCTGACAATATGTGAAAACATTGTGGCTCAGTCTCTGAG AACATCTCCAGAgtttcagaaactgcttggcATCGCCATGGAGATGTTCCTACTCTGCAGTGATGACAGCGAATCAGATGTGCGGATGGTAGCCGATGAGTGCCTGAACAAAATTATCAAA GCGTTGATGGACTCCAACTTGCCTAGACTCCAGCTGGAGTtgtacaaagaaattaaaaag AATGGTGCCTCTCGGAGTCTGAGGGCAGCTTTGTGGAGGTTTGCTGAGCTTGCCCACCTCATCAGACCACAGAAATGCAG ACCCTACCTGGTCAACCTGTTGCCGTGCCTCACCAGAATCACCAAGCGACAGGAGGAGATGGTGCAGGAGACACTGGCTGCAGCAATGCCCAAGATCATGTCAGCTTTGGGACATTTTGCTAATGACAGTGAGATTAAG GTGCTGCTGAAGTCTTTTGTGGCCAATCTGAAGTCCAGCTCCCCCACTATCAGACGGACAGCAGCCAGTTCAGCtgtcagtgtgtgccaacactCCAGACGCACCAGCTACTTCTACACCTGGCTTCTTAATGTGCTGCTGG GTCTGCTGGTTCCAGTGGATGAGGAACACCCGAGCCATCTTATTCTGGGGGTGCTGTTAACGCTTCGCTACCTGATGCCTCTGCTGCAGCAGCAAGTCAACACCACCAGCCTCAAAGGAAGCTTTGGAGTCATGAGAAAAGAGGCTGATGTTCAGCCAACGCCTGAACAACTGCTACAG GTGTACGAGCTGACCCTACACTACACGCAGCACTGGGATCACAATGTAGTCACAGCTGCTCTGGAGCTCCTGCAGCAGGTGTTCAGGACTCCCCCACCAGAGCTTTTGCACATGCTCATTACTCCCGGCAGCATTCCACATGCCAGTGTGTTTCGACAGGACACGGAAAACCGAGCGCGTTCTGGGAGCATCCTTGAGCTCATTG GTAAAATGCTCTCTGGGGAGGAAGATGCGTTGGAGGATGACCCTGAGAGGACTGAGGTCACGACAGGCGCCTTCACAG CATCGGTTGTAGGTGCAGATGGCTCATCCGCGGCCCAGGTGGACATCATCACTGAGCAGCCACGCTCCTCCCAGCACACTCTGCAACCCGGTGACTCCGTGGACCTCAGTGCCTCCTCAGAGCAGGGCGGCGGTGGAGGCGGGACATCTGCATCGGGCACCCCTGAGTCACCCAATGACAACGAGGAGGAAATGCTGAGTCAGAGCTCCAGTGGTGGAGCCAACGTTACACCAGAAACAGCTGACTACACCACACCGGAGAACGCCACTCCAGAGGGCGGGCCCTTAGGAGAAGGAGGGCCACTCCTAGGCACTAATGATCGCTCACTTCCACCCAGCGACTCCTCTCAGACCACCACAGAGGGACCGGACTCGGCTGTCACCCCTTCAGACGTAGCAGAACTG GTCCTGGACGGCAGTGAGAGTCAGTACTCTGGGATGCAGATCGGAACACTGcaagatgaagaggatgaaggagCAGCGTCTTCCTCCCAAGAAGAACCCCCAGAACCCTTCCTGCAGTCAGCATTGG CTCTGAGCAAACCCCACCTCTTTGAAGGCAGAGGTCACAACCGGCAGGGCTCAGACAGCAGCGTGGACCGCTTCATACCAAAGGACGAACCCACTGAGCCTGAACCTGATAATAAG CCATCACGAGTAAAGGGTCCCATTGGACACTATACTGACCAGGGGGTGGAACCACTAGTGCACTGTGTGCGACTTCTTGCTGCTTCCTTCTTGCTGACAGGCCAAAAAAATG GTTTGATTCCTGACAAAGAGGTGCGAGTAAGTGTGAAGGCCTTGGCAGTCAGCTGTGTTGGAGCAGCGGCGGCACTGCATCCCGAAGCCTTTTTTAATTCCCTGTATCTGGAGCCGCTGGACGGTATTCCAGTAGAAG AGCAGCAGTATATCAGTGATGTTCTGGGCCTCATTGACCATGGAGATCCTCAGATCAGAGGGGCCACAGCCATCCTCTGTGGAGCCATCATACAGGCCGCTCTCACCAAAACACGCTACAACATACACACTTGGCTGGCCGGTGTGAACAGTGCAACAGGTAACCCACTGTCCCTGGTGGACTTGGTGCCTTTGCTCCAAAAAGCTCTGAAGGATGAATCCTCTGTCACCTGCAAGTTGGCTTGTTCTGCAGTGAGG CACTGCATCATGACGGTGTGCAGCAGTACACTGAGTGAGCTCGGCCTGCAGTTGGTAATAGATCTGTTTGCTCTGAGGGACTCCTCTTATTGGCTCGTTCGCACTGAGCTCTTGGAAACTCTGGCTGAATTGGATTTCCG aTTAGTTAATTTCTTGGAGAGGAAAACTGAGGCTTTACACAAAGGAGGTCACCACTACACTGGG CGTCTGCGACTGCAAGAAAGGGTCCTGAATGATGTGGTGATACGTCTGTTGGGAGATGATGATCCAAGAGTACGGCATGTTGCCGCCTCGGCTGTCAGCAG ACTGGTTTCCAGGTTGTTCTATGACTGTGATCAGGGCCAGGTGGACCCAGTGGTGGCGATAGCTCGGGACCAGAGTTCAGTCTACCTGCAGCTGCTTATGCATGAGACACAACCCCCCTCCCAGTTCACAGTTAGCACAATCACAAG AACATACCGAGGCTACAACCTGTCCAACGCTGTGTCGGACGTCACATTGGAGAACAACTTGTCCAGAGTTGTTACTGCCGTCTCCCACGCTTTCACCTCATCTACCTCCAGAGCCCTGACT TTTGGCTGCTGTGAGGCCTTGTGCCTCCTGGCTTCAAATTTTCCAGTGGGCACTTGGAGCACAGGCTGGCACTGTGGCTATATTAGCTCCAGCAGCCACTTTTCTTCCCGTTCCAGTCTCAACCGCAGCAGGGGCAGAGCTCTTAG TTTGTCACAGCCCAGCAGCGCTCCAGCCTCTTCGACCGCCTCGTCTGCGCCTGACACTGAGCGGAGGACTCTGACCGTAGGAATGGCCAACATGGTGCTCTCTTTGCTATCTTCTGCCTGGTTTCCACTGGATCTCTCAGCACATCAAGACGCACTCTTGCTTTCTGGCAACCTGCTTGCTG CTGTGGCTCCTAAATGCATGCGCAACCCTTGGGCTGGAGAGGAGGAAGGCAGTAGCGGGAGCACCAGTGGAGGTCCAAATAAGATGGAAGAGCCTTGGGCGGCACTGTCGGAGCGCTCCCTGGTGGCAATGCTGGAACAGCTCTTCTCCCACCTGCTGAAGGTCCTCAACATCTGCGCCCATGTGTTGGATGACACACCACCAGGACCAGCAGTAAAG GCTGCTCTTCCCTCACTGAGCAACACCCCCTCCCTCAGTCCCATCCGTAGAAAAGGCAAGGAGAAAGAGGCTGCTGAGCCCAGTGCTGCCCCAATGAGCCCAAAGAAAAGCAATGAGGTCAACACAG GCAGACCAGCAGACAGCGCAGGGTCCACAGCAGTAAACAAATCCACCACCCTCGGCAGCTTCTACCACCTGCCCCCCTACCTCAAGCTCTATGATGTGCTCAAAGCTACACATGCCAACTACAGG GTGACGTTGGACCTCCACAGCAGCCAGGAGAAGTTTGGAAGTTTCCTGCGGGCCACCTTGGATGTTCTGTCTCAGCTGCTTGAACTGGCTACACTACACGACATCGGCAAG TGTGTGGAGGAAATCTTGGGATACCTCAAGTCCTGCTTCTCCAGAGAACCAACCATGGCTACTGTTTGTGTACAACAG TTATTGAAGACCCTGTTTGGGACCAACCTGGCCTCCCAATATGAAGGTGTCCTGAGTGGACCCAGCCGTTCCCAGGGCAAGGCTCTCCGTCTCGGCTCTTCCAGCCTCCGACCAGGCCTCTACCACTACTGCTTCATGGCTCCATACACACACTTCACCCAGGCTCTGGCTGATGCTAGTCTTCGCAATATGGTGCAGGCTGAGCAGGAACAGGACACCTCTGG ATGGTTTGATGTGATGCAAAAAGCATCCAATCAGCTGAGGTCCAACATCGCAAATGCAACACGTCACAGAGGAGATAAG AATGCCATCCACAACCACATTCGACTGTTTGAACCGCTGGTGATCAAAGCTTTGAAGCAGTACACCACCAGCACCTCTGTGGCCCTGCAGAGACAAGTGCTGGACCTTCTCGCCCAACTTGTGCAACTCAGAGTCAACTACTGCCTACTCGACTCAGATCAG GTCTTCATAGGCTTTGTTCTAAAGCAGTTTGAGTATATTGAAGTGGGACAGTTCCG AGATTCTGAGGCCATCATTCCCAGCATCTTTTTCTTCCTGGTGCTGCTGTCTTATGAGCGCTACCATTCCAAACAGATTATCAGCATccccaaaattattcaactcTGTGATGGCATCATGGCCAGCGGCAGGAAGGCTGTCACACACG CTATTCCAGCCTTGCAGCCGATAGTTCATGACTTGTTTGTCTTGAGGGGCTCAAACAAAGCAGATGCAGGCAAAGAACTGGATACACAGAAAGAAGTGGTGGTTTCTATGCTGCTCAGACTCGTACAGTACCATCAG GTGCTGGAGATGTTCATCCTTGTACTGCAGCAGTGTCACAAAGAGAATGAAGACAAGTGGAAGAGATTGTCCAGACAGATTGCTGATGTTATACTTCCCATGATTGCCAAGCAACAG ATGCATCTGGACTCTCCAGAGGCACTGGGAGTGTTAAACACACTGTTTGAGACTGTGGCCCCTTCCTCTCTCAGACCTGTAGACATGCTGCTCAAGAGTATGTTCACCATTCCAGTGACCATG GCATCCGTAGCTACAGTCCAGCTGTGGGTTTCTGGTATCCTGGCAGTGCTCAGGGTACTAGTCTCCCAGTCCACTGAAGACATCGTCCTGTCCCGGGTCCATGAGCTCTCACTCTCCCCACATCTCCTCTCCTGCCACACAATCCGCCGCCTGCATCAGCAGAGCCTCTCCCCCAATGGCCAgcctgctgctgacacactcaCTAACCAAGAGGCTAATGGTGAATCACAAAAGGCTCCACCTGAGGAAACCTTTGCCCG GTTCCTCCTTCAGCTGGTAGGCGTCCTGCTGGATGACATTTCCACCAGGCAGGTTAAAGTGGACATTACTGAGCAGCAACACACTTTCTACTGCCAACAGCTGGGCACGCTACTCATGTGTCTCATACATGTCTTCAAAAGTG GAATGTTTCGCAGGATCACAGCTGCAGCTAGCCGTCTCTTAAAGGGCGAGAGTGCTGGTGGACAGACGGGCACTGACGCCACTCTCTTCTACCCCTTAGAGGGTCTGAACAGCATGGTGCAGTGCCTCATCACTACGCACCCATCCCTGGTGCTCCTCTGGTGCCAGGTCCTCCTCATCATCAACTACACCAACTACTCCTGGTGGGCTGAGGTTCATCAGACACCCAA AAGACACAGCCTTTCATGCACAAAGCTGCTAAGCCCACACTCCTCAGGGGAAGGTGAAGAGGACAAGCCTGAGTCCCAGTTAGCCATGGTCAACAGAGAGATTGTTCGCCGAGGAGCCCTAATCCTCTTCTGTGACTATGTG TGTCAGAACCTCCATGACTCCGAGCATCTGACCTGGCTGATTGTTAACCATGTGCGTGACCTCATCAACCTTTCCCATGAGCCTCCAGTGCAGGACTTCATCAGCGCTGTCCACCGCAACTCGGCTGCCAGCGGCCTCTTTATCCAGGCCATTCAGTCCCGCTGTGACAACCTCACTACT CCAACCATGTTGAAAAAGACTTTGCAATGTTTGGAAGGTATCCACCTCAGTCAGTCTGGTTCTCTCCTGATGCTTTATGTGGACAAGCTGCTCAGTACACCCTTCAGGGTTTTGGCTCGCATGGTGGACACACTGGCATGTCGCAGGGTGGAGATGCTGCTGGCTGAGACACTACAG AATAGTATAGCCCAGCTGCCTCTGGAGGAACTGGACAGGATCCAAGAATACCTTCAGTCCAGTGGCTTGGCTCAGAG GCATCAGAGGTTCTACTCCCTGCTGGACAGGTTCAGAGCTACTGTTGCTGACACTAACAGCCCCACCCCCCCAGTGACATCACACCCCTTAGATGGAGATCCACCCCCTGCCCCTGAACTGGTCATTGCAGATAAG gagTGGTATGTGGCTCTGGTGAAGTCTCAATGCTGTCTTCGTGGAGACGTTTCCCTGTTGGAGACAACAGAACTTCTTACCAAACTACCTCCCGCTGATCTCTTCAACATCATGAGCTGCAAG GAGTTCAACCTTAGTCTGTTGTGTCCATGCCTGAGTATGGGAGTGCAGCGGTTAGCACGGGGTCAGGGGTCACTTTTGTTGGAGACAGCCTTGCAAGTGACCCTCGAGCAACTAGCAGGGGTCACCGGGTCACTTCCTGCCCCACACCAGTCCTTCCTGCCGCCGCCCCAACCCCAACCACAACCCTACTGGGACCAACTGGGTGTTGTTTATG ATCAGCCAGGCTTCTACCCCAgggttttgtcactttgcagaGCGCTGTCTCAGTATCTGCTGACTGTGAACCAGCTACCTTCTTCATTACATATTCCCTCTGACAAAGAGCACCTCATTACCACTTTCACCTGCAGTGCCACTGAG GTTGTAGTGTGGCGTCTGCTCCAGAACCAATTGCCCCTGAGTGTGGACCTGCAGTGGGCTCTGTCCTGCTTGTGTCTGGCCCTGCAGCAGCCCTGCGTCTGGAACAAACTGTCCACACCAGAGtactccacacacacatgctcccTCATCTACTGCCTCCGCCTCATTATTGTTGCAG TGGCTGTAAGCCCTGGCGACCAGCTGCTgcatcctgaaaaaaaaaagacaaaagaagagagagatgCTGAAGGAGACCAAGTTGATTCTGCACATGCCGCCC ACATGTGCGAGTGGCAGGCATGTGAGATCATGGCAGAGCTGGTGGAAGGCCTGCAGAGCGTCCTTTCTCTGGGTCACCATAGAAACTGTGTGTTCCCCGCTTTTCTCACACCAACATTGCGCAACATTGTCATCAGTCTATCCCGGCTGCCTCTGGTCAATAGTTACACCCGAGTACCTCCACTG gtttggAAACTGGGCTGGTCCCCtcagccaggaggagagttcgGCACAACGCTGCCAGAGATCCCTGTGGACTTCTTGCAGGAAAAGGATGTCTTCAGAGAGTTTCTCTACCGCATCAACACACTGG GCTGGAGCAGCAGGACTCAGTTTGAGGAGACCTGGGCCACTTTGCTGGGGGTGCTGGTCACCCAACCCATCACTATGGACCAGGAAGAGGAGACGCAGCAGGAG GAGGACTTGGAGCGTACCCAGTTGAATGTGCTAGCAGTGCAGGCCATCACCAGCCTGGTGCTGAGTGCCATGACCCTGCCCACCGCTGGCAACCCTGCAGTCAGCTGTCTGGAACAGCAGCCCCGCAACAAGAGCCTCAAAGCCCTGGAAACACG GTTTGGAAGGAAACTTGCAGTGATTAGGGGTGAAGTGGAGAGAGAGATTCAGGCTCTTGTGTCGAAGAGAGACAATGTCCATACACATCACCCGTACCACGCCTGGGACCCTGTGCCCTCGCTGTCAGCAGCTTCCACAG GTACACTGATCAGCCATGAGAAACTGCTGCTTCAGAttaacacagagagagagattggCAACATGGATTACAAACTGGGGCAG GTCTCCATCCATTCAGTGTGGTTGGGTAACAACATCACTCCTCTGAGGGAGGAAGAATGGGGTGAGGATGAAGAAGATGAGGCAGACACTCCAGCACCCACCTCTCCACCAATATCTCCTATAAACTCTAG GAAGCACCGTGCAGGAGTGGATATTCATTCATGCTCTCAGTTTCTCCTGGAGCTCTACAGCCAGTGGCTAATCCCTGGCTCTCCCAGTAACAGAAGGACCCCAACCATCCTCATCAGTGAAGTGGTCCGATCG ctgctggcGGTGTCGGACCTGTTCACAGAgaggaaccagtttgacatgatGTTCTCCACCCTGATGGAACTGCAGAAGCTCCACCCACCAGAGGATGAAATACTGAATCAGTACCTGGTACCTGCCATCTGcaaggctgctgctgttttgggcATG gACAAAGTAATCGCAGAGCCTGTGTGCCGCCTGTTGGAGACGACCCTGCGCAGCACCCACCTGCCCAGCCGTATGGGGGCCCTGCATGGGGTGCTTTATGTGTTGGAGTGTGACCTGCTGGACGATACAGCCAAACAGCTCATCCCCACAGTCTCTGAATACCTTCTATCCAACCTCAGGGCTATCGCTCA CTGTGTGAACCTGCATAACCAGCAGCATGTGTTGGTGATGTGCGCAGTGGCCTTTTACATGATGGAGAACTACCCTCTGGATGTAGGGGCTGAGTTTATGGCTGGAGTTATACAG TTATGTGGTGTGATGGTGTCGGCCAGTGAGGACTCCACTCCGTCTGTCATCTATCACTGCGTGCTCCGTGGTCTGGAGCGCCTCCTGCTGTCTGAGCAGTTGTCACGTGTAGACGGGGAAGCGCTGGTCAAGCTCAGCGTGGACCGAGTCAACATGCCATCACCACATAGAGCCATGGCTGCCCTGGGTCTCATGCTTACCTGCATGTACACCG CGGTGCTTGCGTCGGGTTCAGACGTGACAGGGGTTAGAGGTCAGGTTGACTCTGGCTCTGCTGTTGCGGAGGCGGTGGGCGTCACGGCGGGTCATGTTGGTTTCTCCTCAGGCAAGGAGAAAGCCAGCCCTGCCAGCCGCCCTGCCCACTCTGACCCTCAGGCCCCAGACAGCGAGTCAATCATTGTTGCCATGGAGAGGGTCTCTGTGCTCTTCGACAG GATTAGGAAGGGTTTACCCAGCGAGGCTCGGGTGGTGTCCAGGATTCTGCCTCAGTTCCTGGATGACTTCTTCCCGCCACAGGACGTCATGAACAAGGTCATCGGAGAGTTCCTGTCCAATCAGCAACCTTATCCTCAATTCATGGCCACCGTCGTCTATAAG